A region from the Macrobrachium nipponense isolate FS-2020 chromosome 47, ASM1510439v2, whole genome shotgun sequence genome encodes:
- the LOC135204767 gene encoding ATP-binding cassette sub-family G member 5-like — MMNSEFVLELISVFHTGPVEPGSCVQKLVGNVPTGVILKDVSLEIHGGELMAILGSKGSGKRALLEVISRRAQGPTRGQILLNHVPMSLRLFQDSCGYVTHKTQLLEGLTTKQTLEYAAKLSLSSKIGSSMRSTRVRQVLADLALTQVANRSVDHLTPSEYRRLVIGVQLIKDPLVLLLDEPAWGLDPLNTYFVISILSNHAKKYNRIIIVTMEKPRSDILPFLDRVSYLCLGDVVYTGSTRLMIDYFRSIGFPCPELENPLMYYLCLSTVDRRSRERFIDSNNQIAALVEKFKLEGGPYRKYAGPPPDVDQSEHKIPLSAYGRPGLFSTLFALLGRGFAMMNPAGSVGFQQLFFRLLLLPSFFFLLWNFYFELKPLQRSFLSRGGLLFNCIAGTAYLAAASTSKTFAQHRTRYYHEAREGLYRGPLFIMTYNLFSIPVSYVNAMGASAIVFFGLGLGDSAVEGPDWMGWLIFGSVLWAVWAFVEQQTIALMMIVKSSYSAAATSVSLTTFYLLIASASLRSLVGLPDWLYYLGHVIVFRYAAAVLHEQAFLDKLPNLPVNSTADCPDNNAEYGCRYRNGTYYLLERYHFPENGFDLGRNDLDLWYNFGLCFSFFGGMLVLNLVLYLVPLPSFIKSKFRD; from the exons ATGATGAACAGCGAGTTCGTTCTGGAGCTGATCAGCGTCTTCCACACCGGCCCG GTAGAACCAGGATCATGCGTCCAAAAACTGGTGGGGAATGTGCCCACTGGGGTCATACTCAAAGACGTTTCCCTCGAGATCCACGGAGGAGAACTCATGGCAATCCTGGGGTCTAAAG GTAGCGGCAAGCGCGCCCTTCTCGAGGTGATTTCCCGAAGGGCGCAGGGTCCCACCAGGGGCCAGATCCTCCTAAATCACGTGCCCATGTCCCTACGCCTCTTCCAGGACTCCTGCGGGTATGTGACCCATAAGACCCAGCTCCTGGAGGGACTCACCACCAAGCAGACTTTAGAGTATGCCGCCAAGCTCTCCCTCAGTTCAAAG ATTGGAAGTTCGATGAGGTCAACCCGTGTACGCCAGGTCCTAGCCGACCTGGCTCTAACGCAGGTCGCCAACAGGTCGGTGGACCACCTGACGCCCTCAGAATACCGGAGGCTGGTCATAGGAGTTCAGCTGATTAAGGACCCAT TGGTGCTCCTGCTAGACGAACCGGCGTGGGGGCTGGACCCCCTGAACACGTACTTCGTGATCTCAATCCTGAGCAACCACGCGAAGAAGTACAACCGCATCATCATAGTCACGATGGAGAAGCCCAG GTCTGACATCTTGCCCTTCCTCGACCGAGTCTCCTACCTGTGTCTCGGAGACGTAGTTTACACTGGGTCGACGCGTCTCATGATCGACTACTTCAGGAGCATCGGCTTCCCCTGTCCGGAACTGGAGAACCCTCTCATGTATTACT TGTGTCTCTCTACGGTCGACCGTCGCTCGCGTGAGAGGTTCATCGACTCCAACAACCAGATCGCCGCTCTAGTCGAGAAGTTCAAGCTCGAGGGTGGACCTTACAGGAAATACGCTGGGCCACCTCCGGACGTAGACCAGTCAGAACACAAGATACCCCTCTCGGCGTATGGCAGGCCTGGGCTGTTTTCGACTCTCTTCGCCCTACTTGG GAGAGGCTTTGCCATGATGAACCCAGCAGGCTCCGTCGGCTTCCAACAGCTCTTCTTCAGGTTGCTCCTCCTCCCTTCGTTCTTCTTCCTGCTGTGGAACTTCTACTTCGAACTGAAG CCTCTACAGCGATCGTTCTTAAGCCGAGGAGGTCTCCTGTTCAACTGCATAGCGGGAACGGCGTACTTGGCCGCGGCTTCTACCTCAAAGACTT TCGCTCAGCACAGAACAAGATACTACCATGAAGCCAGAGAGGGTCTGTACAGAGGACCGCTGTTCATCATGACTTACAACCTGTTCTCAATACCTGTCTCCTATGTCAACGCTATGGGTGCTTCTGCCATCGTTTTCTT TGGCCTTGGTTTGGGCGACAGCGCAGTGGAAGGTCCCGACTGGATGGGCTGGCTAATTTTTGGCTCGGTTCTCTGGGCAGTGTGGGCATTTGTGGAGCAGCAGACCATTGCTCTTATGATGATTGTGAAGTCTTCGTACTCGGCGGCAGCGACTTCCGTCAGCCTGACAACGTTCTACCTCCTGATTGCTTCTGCTTCTTTAAG GTCTCTCGTTGGCCTCCCAGACTGGTTGTATTACCTGGGCCACGTCATCGTCTTCCGCTACGCTGCTGCGGTCCTCCACGAGCAAGCGTTTCTCGACAAGCTGCCAAACCTGCCGGTGAACAGCACTGCAGATTGCCCCGACAACAATGCAGAGTATGGATGCCGCTACAGGAACGGAACCTACTACCTTCTGGAGCGTTACCACTTCCCCGAAAACGGCTTTGACCTGGGTCGTAACGACCTGGACCTGTGGTACAACTTCGGACTCTGTTTCTCATTCTTTGGGGGAATGCTGGTGCTGAACCTGGTCCTGTATTTGGTGCCTTTGCCATCTTtcattaagtccaagtttagaGACTGA